The sequence AATACACCattaacattactttttattaCACAACTCATAGTAAGCTATTTTAACAATTGTGATAGCatagtttttctctctcatttttttttttttttttctttttatagaatATCGATAGCATACATACATAATACAGTGCTGTTTTATCATATATAACATGCAACAATATATAGTACTATTCTattatataaagagagagagatgggagatGATGGATTGTGTCGGCCAATTTTGGATTTATCTTTAAGGAAGATCAACGTGGCGGCCGTACCCAGACGACAGACTAGCAGCCAAGTAAGAAACTAAAACTAATGCGCCTTTCCCTCTCTgtatttttctctctatatatatattcaccctctacatatatacataattatTGTTTCTGGTATGGGAGGTGTAGTAGTGCAACTTTCGGAAACTGAAAACAGAATCTTCCTGGGTTTTGTTTTCGTTTGGTTTTAGGTCAGAATATATagtaacaaagaaaaattgtttACCTAGTAATAGTTAAAGTTTATATTCTAATATGGAAGGAGACTTTTCAACAAGCACTGAAAAGCGCAAGCAAAGGCAACAACAGCAGCAAGAGAAGCCCTATAGAGGGATAAGGATGAGGAAGTGGGGAAAGTGGGTGGCTGAGATTAGAGAACCCAATAAGAGGTCTCGAATTTGGCTTGGTTCCTATACTACTCCTATTGCTGCGGCGCGTGCTTATGACACCGCCGTGTTTTATCTCCGTGGCCCTTCTGCTCGGCTTAACTTCCCGGAATTAGTTTTCCATGAGGAGGATGATGATGTTCGAGACATGTCTGCGGCTTCTATACGCAAGAAAGCCACCGAAGTTGGAGCTAGGGTCGACGCGCTACAAACTTCTCTCCATGCATCATCGCAATCAAAGCCGTCTAGTCGTGCCTCGGAGCCGCCGGATTTAAACGAGTATCCGAACCCAGAAAACTCCGATGATGATGATTGAAGAGATGTTTCAGAATTGGGGGTAAGACTGTCTATCAATCATTTTATCCAGACTTCACCAAAGTGGAAGCTTTTTATGTATCAGGAAAAAAGTATTTCTGATGTAAAAagatgagaaagaaagaaagaaggacgAAGTTGATGTTGGGTGTGAAAATAGAATCACTACCCGGTTTCTGTTTGATAGGTATAGATTCTCAGTTTGTAACAAGAACTAATCAGCAATAGTTTTTAGTCATAAAATtagtttgttttttctttttcttttcttcttttgaactTGTTTCTAAATAGTTtcatatgttttttctttttctattttttctttctatggaTGAATCTTctttaatattaatatgtttgtaaTAAAGTTTGGGAAATTTGATGAAAACGAAGAAGAATGGCCGTCTAATGAGGGGAACAGCGATGGCCTACCAATTAAaacttttatattctttttctcaGTTTGCCgaactaaaaaaataaggaGATAAGGAGATAAGGCAGAGTAGAGAGCACCAAGAACTGGTACTCATGGCGTGTCTGTGGACACCACAAAAACTATGAAAactaaaatgagagagaaagagagagtatgGTCTATAGTGGTCCTTAATCAGAGAGGTTGTCACCGTCATTACATGGTGGAAGCTTACGAAAGCTTTGTTTGCTAGAGATTGATGTGTGATGGGTTCTGGGCGGtgagaccctttttttttaatatttttttttcccatttttaattgttaaacTTGTTTTTATGTCTTAATTACTGTATCTTTAGTATGGTTCCTATTAGTttgatttgtaaattttttttattatcaaataaaaaacttggtatcaaATCCCATTTGCACAAAATTCATCATAAAGCCGACacaagtataaaaataaaaactaatctGTGTCTTATTAAGATGATATAGACAGTCTTATTTAATCTAACGcgagtacaaaaaaaaaaattttaattagtgtCTTGTTAAAATGATACAGAACAGTCTTACTTAATTATATCACTACTATTAATTATTGTAGTTAATTAAAATAGAACAATTATGTTTATCATGTGGGTTTGTTTAATAGAACAGTTTTGTTGGCATGTGTGTTTGTACCTGCTAGCCTGTGATTTGTATGGTGACCAACAAGGCAACAATAAGCCATGCTAAATTGTTTTCCCATTGGGACGACGGTTCATTTTTTTATAGCGGATTTCTCTCTAGCAAAAAATCAGCTGCCCAACTGTACTCGAATCAAAATTTGACTTTCTATTATTTACtctttaaattaaataaatctaCGGGGTTTGTGGATCTTATGtccttttattaattaatattgtcATCATGTTATGTTATGTTAACCAACGGAAATAGCATGCGgctacatttattttatttcctttctctAATTGGTGTGTGTAAACTATGCTTTCGAAAGTTCAGGTTTTGATGCTCAACACTCAATTGATAATAGTAGCCAATTCGAGAACAACGATTAAAATGCTCCAAATAgagttatttttataataatatatctttgaaaacattttttactTGTCCATCACGCTTGtctagaacaaaaataaatgtttttttcaCCCTCAATAGAATAAAGTgagtataaagtataaacattTACGTTTATTTAGCAAGATGTTTGTACGTCCAGCTAATGGAATAACTATGGTGGCAATGGGACCGATACAATTGGATTGATCCATATTTCATATTATGTCAAAGTAAACAACTTTTCTTAGTTGAGATTATAGACTTTTCCAAAGTTGCTAATGCCAGCAGTATGGGGTTTAAacgattttttttaatgattggtTGCATGCattttgcaaatatatatatttggattaatttaatattatcacataaataaaaactaacataaTTAC is a genomic window of Quercus lobata isolate SW786 chromosome 2, ValleyOak3.0 Primary Assembly, whole genome shotgun sequence containing:
- the LOC115974538 gene encoding ethylene-responsive transcription factor RAP2-1-like: MEGDFSTSTEKRKQRQQQQQEKPYRGIRMRKWGKWVAEIREPNKRSRIWLGSYTTPIAAARAYDTAVFYLRGPSARLNFPELVFHEEDDDVRDMSAASIRKKATEVGARVDALQTSLHASSQSKPSSRASEPPDLNEYPNPENSDDDD